The Astyanax mexicanus isolate ESR-SI-001 chromosome 4, AstMex3_surface, whole genome shotgun sequence genome segment ACTGTGGTACACTTGCTATTCCACACTAATGGTTTTGACTGGGATTTCTTAATAAAACTAAGCTTAATAAAACAGCGTGGATAAAGATACTgcaatttgctaacattttttttaatttatatattttcaaactATGTTTATCATCACAGTAAAATtgtgagttttctgttaaatcagtaagttaatcaacattacttaaaaaaacactagTGGCAGAGTGAAATTCCACTTTACAGAGTCTTACCTGACCCTTACCTCGCTAccaattatttctttttaaatgtaatattttataggcGGACTTTTATTTTGGTGGGAAAGTCACGTGTCTTTCTGGCAGCTGTTCATGGAGTTGCTGCTGAACATCGCTgtgaaatgagcaacagttgCTAATATAAAAGTCAGCTtgaaaatttacatttaaaaataaagaatttgttTCCAGAGGGATTATAGCGAGGAGATGTTCAGGTAAAACATGTAAGAAGTGAAATTGCATAAGAATAAGTGGATTTCTAAAAATTTGTCcacaatatctaaaataaaatgttaaatgactttaaacaagacattcacatattactaaataaccaatgtttaaaaatgttgtagATCCTGTTATTAATAATGATGTGAGCCATtaatttaaggaattttaatggtaaatattttttttttcctttttaacactgtgtatgtaataaatgctaaagagcTTTCATTTAATTGATCAATAGAACCATTTTgaccaccccaaagagaagcacttactccttgtattaaataatcaatgcttcactttatgatggtcaccatggatattcaaacaattttgtactgacaaaatttaccatgcaagttaacactgttaaaacatttacactaatctgataaaacctttttaacactgtatgtaataaatgctaaagttgtaccagatggacttggtcctcacttttgatggtaaacttcaagtgatgccccaacttgtttgcacttacatttcaatttaggtaagatggctacagttagagtgacactcagagatagtagagatagaaatgtgcacaagtttatcagaaaaatgtatttcactGTTAGactcacttcaaactaccccaacaaatagcacttactaattactatggaaagatcagtgctgttgttagagcTACTGGAATAGAGACATTTATTccatcatttaaaatattatggttacattttacttgcatttaccttcttgatgtcctgcagattcttgaaaaggagatcgtactgcagcagatcttgtttgttgttcaccttgtctaaagtcttattatttatgtattctgaaatctttccataagTTGAGGTtattcacacctactccctgtaaaatcactctctgacaccacaatggaccatcctgatttctgtatagaagggtacttcacacttgtaaaccatcaacagtgaggaccaagtcaagCACATTAAGAATCCTTTGTTAACATAtggtttcttggtgtaaagcacTCTTACTTATTGAAAGAATCGTAAAGATTTTATAGTTCTAGTGGATCTCTGTTTTGAGtaaagtgttgaaaagaaatgtcacaatttctactttaacaatagttctgacctttgagtaaaattgGTAAGTGCCATTTGTTTGGGTAGTTTTAATCCTTCtgttaccttcaaatttactaacaccttttatgtttggggtcaatttcacCCCAGCAAtttcaaactacaaaaaaattattatatattaagaacatttttacccaagttaacaaactaactaattctaatctcatctccttcttcctcttctctactcctctatcccattatttccctctgacctccttaaggccctatctaaagatgttttgtttttaacttctattatttttgtacttaacctcttctattatttgcacttcaatattgtaagtcgctttggacaaaagcgtctgcgaaatgtaatataatgtaaaagtttatgtcacatgctatatttgtttgttgactccTTGAATAGTCATTAAAAAATTGTAATGAAAAAGATTTAATGTTCTCTTGAATAGTAACAAGTATTCTGTTTGGGGCCAATTTGACCACAGGAAAAAACAAACGAGCTGAAATTCATGCTCAGTCACATGGGAGTCTGGAttgtaaagaagaagatcctacttgttccattcatcccatattgctgagtttattaaGATCTCATCAGTCCTGCCTTGTTTCTGTGTTATTGAAGCGTAGGACAGGGAGGAGACATGGACTGTGTTTAGAGACGGGCTGGATCTGtctgcagcccaaacacctgttctttcTTCACCTTTTCACTTGTACTCTCCAAACTGAGCAACACAATGTAGACTTACATGTGGGATTAAATACAAGTCTTTCTAACTATccctctatacacacacctccctctaaatgtatcatctacagtagtttatccttttagattgatggtgttctgaagaactcaaatgctgattttatgtttGGACGTGGCTGACAGCGTATCTGCTGAGACCTGGAACTATTCTGATTACATTAGCAGCACTAAGTTTATCATTTTCTCCAAGTGGggagacagaccataataactttttacttttggaaggtagtctgttttctattggttgaaaaaaaaagaggGTCTACAGTAAAGGGCTCATTCTCATCAGAGGAGGAATAAATTATAATCAGGATCCTCTCTaaagtcctcctttttctcagacacattctcctctatgtctctgtcatggtgaaagagatgtgagaaatcctcactgtgagaaaaccttttcttagacgtcattttcagtagagagagagcagaaagagagggagacagaacacatagagaactggtttagaagctgctgtgaaaccttttatatctctgcatttcCACTATGTTGTATGAACTATCAATAcgtttgtaggaacaatatattcctccacagaatgagaaatatcaagttctcgtgagaattatgttttccccgcccccTGTCCTGTGAACTGTCagtggttcttgcactaatacagttataattatgttattttagggatctatttttttttttgaagattataaaataagacgtcatattgaccttcacatcattcaacacaaatgtgggtcaaattctgatattttttatgttttataaagctaaaatagcGTGGGGTCAAATTTATCCCAAACAACACtaatgtatacaaaatgtgtaaaagacacaaaaaaacatcccattaattttatgtttacccagttgtctctattaaaagaggaaaagtcaccaaatatgaagtaaataaaatgagattaactaacttatttaaatgcgttaaacattgaaaggggtcaaattgaccccaaacataaaaggagGATTAAGTGACCTAAGCAAACAGGGGTGTTTGTATTATATtcctacacagaacctgatataatctggcccaaatagtctcaacatcagtaacttcttcctttaatatgtacaaaaagttCTGTCTAAATTGggtaatattttgtagtagaatgagaatgcttactggactcattttggaaaagttaaaaaaataaacaccatcctataaacaaacaaactcttaaacaaatgttatttattttatatttaattagtttcaaatgcttttacaagtgtgaagtacccttctatacagaaatcaggatggtccattgtgatgtcagagagtgactttacagggagtaggtgtgaatgacctcaatttatgtaaatctttcagaatacataaatagtaagactttagacaaggtgagcaacaaacaagatctgctgcagtacgatctccttttcaagaacctgcaggacatcaagaaggtaaatccAAAGAAAatttaaccataatattttaaattaaatttagattaaaaaaaagtgtctactggaatcaatgtcacaacagcactgatctttctatagtaattagtaagtgctgtttgttggagttgtacaggagcaatcagagaatctctatagaggaaaaaactcacttcagaatctgctctgaatctcaagccacttgaCAGAGTTGGGAATGTACAAaaggtataaatattttttattctataaagtatcaaacatttacaatgtattattttaagcaaagtaataatttataaatgtttgatacttttatAGAGTAAAAAATTTACTAATTTTCTCAAAACAGAACAACAATAACTGTTTCATCacagcagagataattattaaaactgcttttaaactgcagtttttaatcctttaaaatgagctctgtgtgttactccagcatcagtagcagtaatgctagtaaatttactgaataaaaaacattagttgtagaaaatggaaatatagggttttgttttctttcctatCTTAGTTAagtactttgttctactttgtaaaattaaaggaaaactccagagaagtagttatacagtgttttaaatgagagttttagctgtttagctccattcagctccatacattgaggactccctcgcgggctccctctagcggtggtggggtataatgtgatatagcgggggagggggcggggctctacataacccggatgacgctgagcttccggggtctgtagctggagaggaggaagagcgggatcagctgaacctcagaaggtatggagaagtttctctctctctctctatctctctcttttttcaacacgctgttctacattcactcctacacccacaccaccttcagcaccttcagcatgtgcagcatttacaccaccagcactggatcttctcctagctctgctcagcagtctgcagtagggggtcgcggagctggggatgggggggggggctttacagatcatacacaggataacggaacctcacactcctgccccccctcccccacatcactaatacacacctgagataaatcagttctgtggaaattcctttttaagtttgtgtgatcagtctctacacatttcttagttacactagtttagtttagtttagttaattttcctttacttattccggttccaccacaacagttgctggtaagtcatgtgactctcccgtcaaaataaaagtccacttgtaaaatattaaatgtaagaatgaaagatttagtgattatagtgaggaaaagttcaggcaagaagaggaatttcacaagtacaatttattagcttactgatttaacagaaaacttgctatttcactgtaataacaaacacaaatattagcaaattacaacatctttagccccgctgtttttaagaaatcccagttaaaccattactgtggaatacagtctccagctgctcttttgctgatactttaataatgatgataataataataattacaaaaacatgaatttgataataataataagaagaagaatcacactttgagcaacttgacaaaaatacacaaacatttatgtaagaggttaaaaagactacaaaaataattgaaaaagaactacataaaataatatgaattcttacaaattgttataattgtgttaacctttagtaaacaaaagagactcttatgttttacactcctgttggaggttggttgatgtgttgtaacagtaaaaaggtcattattttgctgtgattttattttgaactacaattccctgcaccaacaagacaactgcatgttttttttattaattatccctccgcaccccccgtagctccagaggaacTTGAATGcagctccgtgaaaaagtgctgttttaagcaaatataaggaTTTTTGAGAAAAGTTACTGGCAAAATGAGgtcttatatcagttctagtcactcttctgtgcattttcaGCGGGTATTgcatattttgcctaataattaattatttctgccccggtcgggttatcggatcaacatttccaaaaaacacatcttgaactcaggagcgcatatcactgttagcctgaagccagtgtggtggaaaataatgaactgttatcaggagttgtaaaaaaaaaaaaacaatcaggtttgtgaagcattgatttggattaatgtatttggttaatgtgtggaaacttttataaattggtttaaaggaaaaagctttggacatcatctgtcgtgatcaatgtagaacgaatcaagcatcggcaatgcgattcgaaccaatgtgtgtcattttttcggcacacgcctcaaagcttcagattaaagggtaacatcactcacttagaatgacttagaatctctttagttaattgacctgcttttattttaatattcaatggcatttttctttgtgttttccagaaattaaaatattttcctgaaattcatcaccaacaaccaggatatttaactaagagcaaagttaaactgctgaaagaggtaaagcagaagccttcctgaagaatctccagaacacgcagaaattgtttgctacatttaaaagacaaatgaagccaagtcccgacatggagaaacatcagcactctgtcaagagttttactcaacagagtaatctcaaaaaacaccagcgcattcacacaggagagaaaccgtatcactgctcagactgtgggaagagttttactgaacagagtaaactcaaaatacatcaacgcattcacacaggagagaaaccgtatcactgctcagactgtgggaggagttttaatcaacagagtcatctcaaaagtcaccagcgcattcacacaggagagaaactgcatcactgctcagactgtgggaagagttttactacacagagtgatctcaaaaaacaccagcgcattcacacaggagagaaaccgtattactgtttcgactgtgggaagagttttaatcaacagagtaatctcaaaagtcaccagcgcattcacacaggagagaaaccgtttcactgctcagactgtgggaagagttttaatcaacagagtcatctcaaaagtcaccagcgcattcacacaggagagaaactgcatcactgctcagattgtgggaagagttttactaaacagagtaatctcaaaatacaccagcgcattcacacaggagagaaactgcatcactgctcagactgtgggaagagttttactacacagagtgatctcaaaaaacaccagcgcattcacacaggagagaaaccgtattactgtttcgactgtgggaagagttttactgaacagagtaatctcaaaagtcaccagcgcattcacacaggagagaaaccgtttcactgctcagactgtgggaggagttttaatcaacagagtactctcaaaatacaccagcgcattcacacaggagagaaaccgtatcactgctcggactgtgggaagagttttactacacagagtaatctcaaaatacaccagcgcattcacacaggagagaaaaatgtcccaaatttgtcccatggcaattaaaagcgcaaatcataaattccaccagaaacaaatatgaactgtatttaacaatggattttacaggttcagcaaaactattcttatccagggatgatgtgtatagaattccatgttatgtttgtatgtcttgtaagtttgaatattccaggacattctttgtgagacagagctcagtttttaggttagttactgttgcgcagtaaggttacaggctcattcactccctctgctggtgttcttgtttgtctatggttcagtccaattaaaaatctgttactatagagggatatagagggatatttggttgtgttgtattactcaagttttatactctcttatcttttccttattgaatattaaatgttgcttatggtttttttaatctccaaagttactaagaatatccaaataatgtagtttcttaattgtttttatccagtacaaactattatctttgtattacttcacctctatatttacccatgtgtattttaataaacggcttttatattgcagatctccagtctcattgtgttttctcaacacatgtttgacatgaaacctataggcctgagattgtcatatccagttatattaagactatggtttgtgttttttttctcctaaatctattgtaatgtaactatgcataaccagtcatattaagactctgcttgaagtgcaaacagagacggaacatgttttaagcacagtacat includes the following:
- the LOC111196357 gene encoding zinc finger protein 239-like isoform X1 — encoded protein: MKPSPDMEKHQHSVKSFTQQSNLKKHQRIHTGEKPYHCSDCGKSFTEQSKLKIHQRIHTGEKPYHCSDCGRSFNQQSHLKSHQRIHTGEKLHHCSDCGKSFTTQSDLKKHQRIHTGEKPYYCFDCGKSFNQQSNLKSHQRIHTGEKPFHCSDCGKSFNQQSHLKSHQRIHTGEKLHHCSDCGKSFTKQSNLKIHQRIHTGEKLHHCSDCGKSFTTQSDLKKHQRIHTGEKPYYCFDCGKSFTEQSNLKSHQRIHTGEKPFHCSDCGRSFNQQSTLKIHQRIHTGEKPYHCSDCGKSFTTQSNLKIHQRIHTGEKNVPNLSHGN